The Acidimicrobiales bacterium sequence CAGGTGGGCACGACCAGCCTGGACTTCATCACCGAGGTGGTGGACCCCGAGCAGGAGCCGTTCGTCTACAACGACAACAACGCGGCGAAGGCGGCGCTCGAGGCCGAGCAGATCGACGGCATCGTCGTGGACCTGCCGACCGCCTTCTACATCAGCGCCGTCGAGATCGAGGGCACCAGGGTCATCGGCCAGTTCCCCTCGGTGGGCGACGACCCCGAGCAGTTCGGCATGGTGTTCGAGAAGGGCAACCCGCTGCGCGACTGCGTGAACGAGGCGCTGACCCGGCTGCGGGACGACGGCCGGCTCGAGGAGATCGAGCAGGAGTGGCTCTCGGACGTCGTCGACGCACCGGTCTTCGAGCTCTGACCCCGGCGCCGGGCGGGCCGGCGCCGACCCGGCGCCAGGTCCTCGAGCGCCGGCAGCGGCGCAGGAGCGCGACGGTTGCGGCCGTCAGCACCGCGGTCGTGTTCACCGCCCTCGCCGTCGTCGTCGTCAACGCGCCGGGCTGGGACGACGTCCGCCGGAGCTTCTTCTCGGCCGAGGACTTCGCCGACGCCCTGCCCGACGTCCTCCCCGCCTTCTGGCTGAACGTGCGGGTCTTCCTCGTCGCCGAGGGCTGCATCCTCGTGCTGGCCCTGGTCGTCGCCGTGGCCCGCAGCTCCCGGTCCCCCGTGCTGTTCCCCGTGCGGGTGATCTCGACGGTCTACGTGGACCTGTTCCGGGGCGTGCCCGTCCTGCTCGTGCTGTTCCTGCTCGGCTTCGGCGTGCCGGCCCTGCGCCTGGAGGGCGTGCCCAACGACCCCGTGTTCTGGGCGACGGTCGCCCTGGTCCTCAGCTACTCGGCCTACGTGTCCGAGGTGTACCGGGCCGGGATCGACTCGGTCCACGAGAGCCAGCGGGCTGCCGCCCGCTCCCTCGGCCTGTCGAGCGGCCAGTCGCTGCGCTACGTGGTGCTCCCCCAGGCCGTCCGCCGGGTGGTGCCGCCCCTGCTGAACGACTTCATCGCCCTCCAGAAGGAGACGGCGCTGGTCGGCGTGCTCGGGCCCATCGAGGCGGCCCGCCAGGCGCAGATCTACGCGTCCCGCACGTTCAACTTCACGAGCTACGTGGTCGCCGCGGTGATCTTCCTCGCCGTCACCGTGCCGCTCACGCGGACGACGGACTGGCTGGTCGGCCGGGAGCGGCTGCGCACCGGCGGGGCGAGGATCTCGTGACGGCGGCCAAGCTCGTCCTCGAGGGGGTGGTCAAGTCCTTCGGCGCGCACGTCGTGCTGCGGGACGTGGACCTGGCCGTCGGCGAGCACGACGTCATCTGCCTGATCGGCCCGTCGGGGTCGGGCAAGTCGACCCTGCTGCGGTGCGTGAACCTGCTGGAGCCGATCGACGACGGGCGCGTCCTGCTCGACGGCGTGGACATCAGCGAGCCCGGCCTCGACGCCGACCGGGTGCGGCGCCGCATCGGGATCGTGTTCCAGGCGTTCAACCTGTTCCCCCACCTGTCGGTGGTCGACAACGTGACGCTCGCCCCCCGCAAGGTGCTGCGCCGGCCGGCGGCCGAGGCCGTCGCCGCCGCCGACGCGCTGCTCGCCCGGTTCGGCCTGGCCGACAAGCGGGACGACTTCCCGGACCGCCTGTCCGGCGGCCAGCAGCAGCGGGTGGCGATCGTGCGGGCGCTCGCCATGCAGCCCGAGCTGATGCTGCTCGACGAGGTGACGTCCGCGCTCGACCCCGAGCTGGTCGGCGAGGTGCTGTCGGTGGTGCGGGAGCTGAAGGCGACGGGGATGACCATGCTCATCGCCACCCACGAGATGGGCTTTGCCCGGGAGATCGCCGACCGGGTGGTGTTCCTCGACGAGGGCCGCGTCGTCGAGGAGGGCCCGCCCGAGCGCCTCTTCGGCGACCCCACCGAGGACCGCACCCGCCGCTTCCTCCAGCGCATCACCGCGGCGCGGCGACTGTGAAGGGCGCGGCCCCGCCGGGCGCTCCGTTCGAAGGGGGAGGGAGCGGCGCCGGCGACGGCGCGGTCGCCGGTGGACGGGTCGGCGCGTTCGGGCCGGGGCGGGGTGGCGGTGACGATGGGGGCGCTCCGCGGCGGGGGCGGCGGGGACGACCGTGGACGAGCCGGGCCGCTCGCCCGGGGCGGGGCGGGGTGCCGGTGACGGCGGGGCCGCTCCGCGGGGGGCGCTGGTGACGGCTCGCTCGTTCGTCGACGGGTTGCCCGTGGGCGCCGTGGTCCTCGACGGCCGGGGGCGGGTGGCGGCGGCCAACGAGCGGGCCGCGGTCGCGCTCGGCCGGCCGGCCGACCGGCTCGCCGGGCTCGACCGCGACTCGGTCGCCGCGCTGGCCGCCGAGGCCGGGTGGGCGGTGGCCTGGGGCACCGGCGAGCCCGTCGTCGGCATCCTCGTCGGACCGCCCGGCGACCGGGCCGGCTCGCTGCTGGCCCGGGCCGGCGCTGCGCTCGTCGGCAGCCTCAACCTCGACCGCACCCTCGTGCGCCTGGCCCGCCTGGCCGTCGACGGGCTGGCCGACGCCGCCGTCGTCGCCCTCGTGGACGGCACCGTGCTCCACCGGGCGGCCGCGGCGCGCACGGCGACCGGAGTCGAACTGCGAGCCGGCACCCTCCGGGTCGAGGACGCCATCGGCGCCGTGCTGAGGGTGCGGTCTCGCAGCGAGCCCGAGCTGCACGCCGCCGTCGACGACGACGAGCTGGCCGACCTCCTGCCGAAGGGCGAAGGGTGGTCGATCGTCGGCGCCATTCGGTCGTCGTCGGCGATGGTGGTGCCGCTGCGGGCCAAGGGCCGGACCACCGGCGCGGCCGTGCTGCTCGCCACCGGCGGGCGGCGCTGCGACGCCGCCGACCTCGACCTCGCCGGCGAGCTCGCCCACCTCGGCGCCCAGGCCCTCGACAACGCGCTCGTGTTCCGGGAGCGCAGCGACATCGCCGTCGTGCTCCAGCGGGGCCTGCTGCCGCCGATGCTGCCGTCGGTGCCCGGCGTGGAGCTCGGCGCCGCCTACCGGCCGGCGGCCGGCGGCGGGGTGCTCGGCGGCGACTTCTACGACGTGTTCCCGATCGACCACGCCCGCTGGGGGGTCACCGTCGGCGACGTGTGCGGCAAGGGCGTGACGGCCGCCGCGCTCACC is a genomic window containing:
- a CDS encoding SpoIIE family protein phosphatase; its protein translation is MGAVVLDGRGRVAAANERAAVALGRPADRLAGLDRDSVAALAAEAGWAVAWGTGEPVVGILVGPPGDRAGSLLARAGAALVGSLNLDRTLVRLARLAVDGLADAAVVALVDGTVLHRAAAARTATGVELRAGTLRVEDAIGAVLRVRSRSEPELHAAVDDDELADLLPKGEGWSIVGAIRSSSAMVVPLRAKGRTTGAAVLLATGGRRCDAADLDLAGELAHLGAQALDNALVFRERSDIAVVLQRGLLPPMLPSVPGVELGAAYRPAAGGGVLGGDFYDVFPIDHARWGVTVGDVCGKGVTAAALTGLARVTVRAAATRGAGPAGVLEAVGDAIAGSDAGDTAFCTAVFAELEPRPCGVHVTLASGGHPKPFLIRPGRPAEEVDVRGILLGAFPRPALVERHLDLAPGDALVLYTDGLAEARSGREQFGTGRIGRVLDGSAATPAPLVAERLVAEVEAFAGGRVADDLAVLVVRATG
- a CDS encoding amino acid ABC transporter ATP-binding protein codes for the protein MTAAKLVLEGVVKSFGAHVVLRDVDLAVGEHDVICLIGPSGSGKSTLLRCVNLLEPIDDGRVLLDGVDISEPGLDADRVRRRIGIVFQAFNLFPHLSVVDNVTLAPRKVLRRPAAEAVAAADALLARFGLADKRDDFPDRLSGGQQQRVAIVRALAMQPELMLLDEVTSALDPELVGEVLSVVRELKATGMTMLIATHEMGFAREIADRVVFLDEGRVVEEGPPERLFGDPTEDRTRRFLQRITAARRL
- a CDS encoding amino acid ABC transporter permease, which codes for MFTALAVVVVNAPGWDDVRRSFFSAEDFADALPDVLPAFWLNVRVFLVAEGCILVLALVVAVARSSRSPVLFPVRVISTVYVDLFRGVPVLLVLFLLGFGVPALRLEGVPNDPVFWATVALVLSYSAYVSEVYRAGIDSVHESQRAAARSLGLSSGQSLRYVVLPQAVRRVVPPLLNDFIALQKETALVGVLGPIEAARQAQIYASRTFNFTSYVVAAVIFLAVTVPLTRTTDWLVGRERLRTGGARIS